A window of the Zeugodacus cucurbitae isolate PBARC_wt_2022May chromosome 2, idZeuCucr1.2, whole genome shotgun sequence genome harbors these coding sequences:
- the LOC105211303 gene encoding pro-corazonin, protein MFKLFVSLAVLCFVATCFGQTFQYSHGWTSGKRAVNTHRDNDISEMLQQDGERKLERCLLQLQYLLHNPLSIRAGVPALTPAASNLFGNHHQSNELYEELNAAEANDYGKH, encoded by the exons ATGTTCAAATTATTCGTCTCATTGGCTGTGCTCTGCTTCGTGGCTACATGCTTCGGGCAAACATTTCAATACTCTCACGGCTGGACCAGTGGCAAGCGCGCTGTGAACACCCATCGCGATAATGATATATCCGAAATGCTACAACAAGATGGCGAACGCAAATTGGAGAG GTGTCTTCTGCAAttgcaatatttattacacaatcCCCTGTCGATTCGCGCCGGCGTTCCGGCTTTGACTCCAGCCGCTAGCAATCTATTTGGAAATCATCATCAATCAAATGAATTGTACGAAGAATTGAATGCTGCCGAGGCGAACGATTATGGAAAACACTAA
- the LOC105211320 gene encoding uncharacterized protein LOC105211320 codes for MSQQNGISADAAPEAETEPKGVVVYLKKLYAYRKYLVIEPFFFFYLMASVFNAVAMQNFPLDKACRVNLGYNKIVCDTTLDKSELGIECDGFNFENTTLGATAADAALAISSVGFNYTVCKAEVEAQKLAADVSGKRAPIAAIFPLIVLLFAGGWADRYNKRKPCMIMPIIGELLSFTCLIISAIFFDSLPMEFGAYCEAIVPALFGGLTFCLMAIYSYITIATPEEDRIFRFGIFAMFVTAVPFIGQPISGFLFQKLGYIFSFGMAASFQIIAILYIVFFIKEIKSTPKSAEKEPEDTPPPLPAHGPPTLQAGSDNLAYEQTGIDEVDRVKNVSFELNSHLQPSDKSAQLSSAETAAPVRRSFFREFFDPTLVIDCFKFPLVKRPNHGRLLLILLILAYFLTLGPVSGENDYWYRYTLIKLNWNGNDFSFFFTFSSAAALVGTFIGTAILSKLLKFSDPTIGILSAVAIVISRVLFAFAKDTKAFYVAGVVDMFVSLRVIAIKTIGSSIVDGEELSKMYSIFGISEPIGQFIFPPIFSVIYQETVESFPGAIFLFGEIFYIPNVLVFILCYIILRRNKSKNQQKPVEIANANANNVPTTPDYEITSL; via the exons ATGTCACAACAAAATGGTATTTCCGCCGATGCCGCACCGGAAGCGGAGACGGAACCAAAAGGCGTCgtggtttatttaaaaaagttgtaTGCATATCGTAAATATTTGGTTATCGAaccgtttttctttttctaCCTGATGGCTAGTGTGTTCAATGCGGTCGCAATGCAAAATTTTCCGCTCGACAAG gCGTGTCGCGTCAATTTGggttataataaaattgtctGTGACACCACTTTGGACAAATCCGAGCTGGGCATCGAATGTGATGGCTTCAATTTCGAGAACACAACACTGGGCGCAACAGCAGCAGATGCAGCGCTCGCCATCAGCTCGGTGGGCTTCAACTACACCGTGTGCAAAGCTGAAGTCGAAGCGCAGAAATTAGCAGCCGATGTGTCGGGAAAACGCGCACCCATTG CTGCTATCTTTCCATTGATTGTGTTACTTTTTGCTGGCGGCTGGGCTGATCGTTATAACAAGCGCAAGCCATGCATGATTATGCCCATTATCGGTGAACTGCTTTCCTTCACAT GTCTGATTATTTCGGCAATCTTCTTCGACTCACTACCGATGGAATTTGGCGCATACTGTGAGGCGATCGTGCCGGCATTATTTGGTGGACTTACGTTTTGTTTAATGGctatttacagttatataacTATAGCGACACCTGAGGAAGATCGCATATTTCg TTTTGGCATATTTGCGATGTTCGTGACCGCTGTACCTTTTATTGGTCAACCTATAAGTGGTTTTCTATTTCAGAAACTCGGTTATATAT TTTCGTTTGGCATGGCCGCATCATTTCAAATTATTGCCATACTCTATAtagttttctttataaaagAGATAAAATCTACGCCTAAATCAGCTGAAAAAGAACCTGAAGACACACCGCCACCATTACCGGCACATGGTCCACCAACACTACAAGCCGGTTCAGACAATTTGGCTTATGAACAGACGGGTATCGATGAGGTAGATCGGGTGAAGAATGTGAGTTTTGAATTGAATTCACATTTACAGCCGTCGGATAAGTCGGCACAATTGTCGAGTGCTGAAACTGCAGCACCCGTTCGACGTTCTTTTTTCCGTGAATTCTTCGATCCGACTTTGGTGATAGATTGCTTTAAGTTTCCGTTAGTAAAACGTCCCAATCACGGAAGATTGTTACTGATTTTGCTTATCCTTGCTTACTTTTTGACCCTGGGTCCAGTTTctg GTGAAAACGACTATTGGTACCGTTACACACTCATCAAGCTGAATTGGAATGGCAATGACTTTAGTTTCTTCTTCACATTTTCATCTGCAGCGGCTTTAGTTG GCACTTTCATTGGCACAGCAATACTTAGTAAATTGCTAAAATTTTCGGACCCCACCATTGGTATATTATCAGCTGTGGCAATCGTGATTTCCCGAGTTCTATTC GCTTTTGCCAAGGATACAAAGGCCTTCtatgttgctggtgttgttgatatGTTCGTGAGTTTGCGTGTTATTGCTATTAAAACTATCGGCTCCAGTATTGTGGATGGCGAGGAATTAA GTAAAATGTACTCAATATTTGGTATTAGTGAGCCAATTGGTCAGTTCATATTCCCGCCCATCTTCAGTGTCATATATCAGGAAACTGTGGAGAGTTTTCCTGGTGCCATATTTCTCTTTGGCGAGATATTCTATATACCTAATGTGCTGGTGTTTAT TTTGTGCTATATCATTTTGCGtcgcaataaaagtaaaaaccaGCAGAAGCCTGTCGAAATTgctaatgcaaatgcaaataatgTCCCCACAACGCCGGATTATGAAATAACTAGTCTATAA
- the LOC105211319 gene encoding uncharacterized protein LOC105211319: protein MRKIATTLLLSNIDACRINLGYNKLVCDITLDKSELGIECDGFNFENTTLGATAADAALSFNSVGFNYTVCKAEVEAQKLANDVSGKRAPIAAIFPFIVLLFAGGFADRYNKRKPCMIMPIIGELLSFISSSFNFCGNLLRRTTNGIWCIL, encoded by the exons GCTTGTCGCATTAATTTGGGTTATAATAAACTTGTCTGTGACATCACTTTGGACAAATCCGAGCTGGGCATCGAATGTGATGGCTTCAATTTCGAGAACACAACGCTGGGCGCAACAGCCGCAGATGCAGCGCTCTCCTTCAACTCGGTGGGCTTCAACTACACTGTGTGCAAAGCTGAAGTCGAAGCGCAGAAATTAGCAAATGATGTGTCTGGAAAACGCGCACCAATTG CTGCTATCTTTCCTTTTATTGTGTTACTTTTTGCTGGCGGCTTTGCTGATCGTTACAATAAGCGCAAGCCATGCATGATTATGCCCATTATCGGCGAACTGCTTTCCTTCATATCATCATc GTTTAATTTTTGCGGCAATCTTCTTCGACGCACTACCAATGGAATTTGGTGCATATTGTGA